Genomic window (Culex pipiens pallens isolate TS chromosome 3, TS_CPP_V2, whole genome shotgun sequence):
CGTAAATACTACCCAGCAAGTGGAGCGACAGATTCTCTCCGGCCATCAGCGACGGCCAATGGCAAATATTATCACACACCGCTTCCAGCGTCGGTTCTCCACTGGCAAAGAACGACGGTGCGATCAACGCACAAATCTCGTAGAACAAATTGACAAACGGCAACCGACTCAGCAGGACCAAACTCTTCTGAAAGTAACCTCGCTTCAGCGTAGCGTCCTTGATCTGCCGGAAGTACACGAAACCCCAAAAGTGACCCGGATCGGCTCGATGCACCGGCAAACAGTGGCAGTTGAAGTCGGCGTGCTCGCGTCTCAACCCGGACGATTCCGACCCCGGTGAAACCCGTAACCGGATGTGGAACTGCGAGTCTCCCATGCAACCGGAGTTGGAGTCCGGGAACGCCAAGTAACAAATGTTCATCTTCTCCTGCTCCGTCAGGGACACGTGCTTCGGGTAGATCAACTCCATAGCCTGACCCAGTTCCAGATCGAACGTCACTATGCAAACACAGTGCAGCCACTCGCTGAACCGATCCCACGTACCCGCCAATTCATCCGACTCAACGGAACTGCTCAATGGAAGCACCGCGATCTGTTCCTTCTCGATCTTCTGCTCTTTAACTTCTTCCTCGCCCTTTTCCGTCTCCAGCAGAATCTTCTTGTGTTCGTACACTATCCGATCGATCTCGAACCGCTCCAGCCGTCCCTTATCCAGCGTTGCCTTCAGCTCAATATTTCCCTCCACCACAGCCTGCAGAATCCCGTTCGTATCCGTACTGAACAGCAACCCAACGTCCTCCAACTCCTCCCCAAAGTCCCCCTCGATCTTCAACCTCCCAAGCAGCACATTATCACTAACAATGGCACTTTCCCCCTCGTAAAGCAGCTGCGTCTCGCGGAAGTTCCTCACCCGATGCTTCACCTTGATCGGAACCGTCGAGTTCCGGCTGATCAAAATCCGCGGCGCCGCGTCTTCCCCACAATCCAGCGCGATCGACCTCGGCACCACGTCCAACCACAGAATATCCTGAATCTCCGGCGACTTTTCCCCACTCAAAATAGCCGCCGCAATCGACGCGCCCACCACCACCGCCTCGTCCGAGTTGATCGAACTGGCCAACGAGCGACGATCGAAAAACTCACTCAGCATGATCTGGACGCGCGGCATCCGCGAAGACTCGCCGACCAGCATAATCTCGTGGATGGCGAAGCGATCCTTGCGGGCTCGTCGCAGCGCCATCTCCACGTGCAGCATGATCCGCTCGAACAGATCCCGACACAGATCCTCAAACAGTTCGCGGGTCAAAACTGTGGAGAGGGCGTGACCCTCGTGAAGGTTTTCAATCTCGATCGTGGCACGATTCGTGTAGGAAAGTGTCCGCTTGGCCTGCTCACAAGCCTTCCGCAACTTCCGAATGCCCAGTTTGTTGCTTCCAACGTCCACGCCGAACTTCTCGTTGAACTCCTTCGCGAAATGCGTCACAAGCCGGTCATCAAAGTCCGTCCCACCCAGCTCGTTATCCCCGGACGTGGCCTTCACCTCAAACACTCCGTTGTACACGGTCAAAATGGACACGTCCAAGTACCCTCCCCCGAGGGAACACACCAGCACCCACTGCTCCCCCACCAACTTCTTGTTAATCCCGTACGAAATGGCCGCCGCCGTCGGTTCGTTCACCAACCTCAGCACACTGATCCCGGCGATCGCGGCCGCATCCAGCATCGCCTGCCGCTGCCCATCGGTAAACCCAGCCGGAACCGTCACCACCGCCGCCCCAACCCGTTGACCCAGCTTCCGTTCGGCCATCGCCTTCAAGCTACCCAGCATGACCCCGCAGATCTCCTCCGGATGGCACTGCTTGGTCTCGCCGCGGAACTGAACCCGCATCTTGGCGGCGGAGGACCCTCCGAGCGTCCGCTTGACCTCGCAAACCGCATTGCCGGGATCGAGGTCGGCCTGCTCGACGGCATCGTCCCCCACGAGGCGAGTCTTGTCGGTGAAGGCGACACACGAGGGAATGCGATGGTTACCGGCGCCGTTGGCAATGATCTCGAACTTGCCGCGCCGGTAGATCCCAACGCTGGAGTAGCTCGTGCCAAGATCGATGCCGATGGCGAGCTGGCTGTTGTTGCCAGCGGAAACATCCATGGTGCGTGTGTGGACCGTGTGGGTGTTAAAGGAACATGCTGGTTTTTGAGGGATTTAACTGAAACCGAGCGAGAAACGAGAGTTGAATGTTAGAACAGATATTTTGACCAAGATCTTTGTCTTAGGGCTTTAAACACTCTTTCCCTTCTCGACACTGGctattcaagtatttaaagttctTCGTCATGCTGGTTACACtggatcatttttgattctaaaaagttattgaaaacGTGTTGACCCGAGTAGCCTCTCCCGTTTTATACAGCATTCGATTTCAGTGGTTTCTCACAATTCTGAACCTTTCATTGAATTTCCACAAGCTCAGTAATGATTTTGGCCTGTCAGTGGTTTCCTACAGTAATTTttgacgtcgtgttttggacaTTTCCTGTACTCTCGTTCAAGAAGCTCGCAGAAAGCTGTGACGAATCATTTATTGCACTTGCCGTCACTACCCTTAGACCGCTTCCTCCCCTTTTGCATTGTATGCTTCTCGTACAGATTTGCAGTTCCAGGTACTGAGTTTCCAATCGGTGTCCTTTTTGTGCGTCAGGTTTCGAGCTTGAAAAGCAAACAAATTCAACCAGCTGCGCTTCAAGGGCTTTCAAAGGGCAACAACACACGCAACTGTTGGCAAATCACTCCGTTCATGACATCCTCCGAAAGAGATTATGTCAGCTTGTACCAAGTTGCCTAGCAGCAGCGATTATAATTTTACTCCATGGCAAAATTTACGCCAGCAGCGGCAGTCTGGTTTCATTTGTTTACTTTTCAACGCGTAGCAGTCAACAATTTGACGTCAGAGTTCAGTGTCTGTTTTTTGCTCGCCCCCTCCCTTCCCCTCCGCCTGTACCACCGTGTTTCCACGACCATTTCTTCCgacaaacgacgacgacgacgtattGATTTCACGATTCAGTACATTTCACACGGTCACTTGGCTCTTTTTTTCTACTTTATAACTCACTTCCTGCCTGTTTGCTTTGTTATAACTAACAGCAGTAGCAGCTATGTAGTAGGaagtgtttttgtttgattacCCCCTCCAAAAATAAAGAGTAACCTTTTCTACTCGGGttcccacacaaaaaaaaatcactttcactTTGCGAAAACTTCAAgtgcccgttttacccccaaaAATGCACAAATTCAAGTAAAATTTCAACACACTCGAACGCACCTTCACTAGCTGCACACGAATCACGCACGAAATCCGGAATTTTCCACCggaaaaaccagaaaaatcgactttttccgTCAGCCCTTGGCAGCGACACGGGCCCTAGCAGGTCGGTCGATTGTGGTGTTTCTTCTGCTGTGGTGCCCCTTACACAAATCAATGACAATCCAGTCTGACATGAGTAAAAATTTCAGTTCAGTGTCGGTATTGTAGAGCAGGCTGCATTGCGCAGTCGCGGCGGTGATGCGCACTCTGAATGTCGAGAGAGGAACTAGCAATACTTTGTTAcaggatttcaaaaaaatatcgaatttagGAATATTCTGAATTTAATATGTGAATGATTAGTTCTTTCTTAACTATCATGAAACAATAATTTAGTTTAGTAAATATTGGTATTATTTAATTccgaaaatcattaaaattggaCAGTCATCGAGACAGTCATTCAATTTAACCCTTTCAAGACtgatgacccaaaaatcaaaattctctAAACTGgcctataatttttgtatgctctttaaaatcattttcttgtcattaactaaaaaatattttttcttttcaaaattcagaaacAGGCCTGAAAGTGGCCTGAAAGAGAAGACCGAGAATaaccgagttgaataaatacgaagattgctgacgtttttttttacaattctgtCCAAAACAGTATCAAAATTATAAGGGTTAACAATTTATTgccctggttttttttttaaatttcttttcatTGGAGTGCATTTTctgcatttaaattttcaacagaaaatcatgttttaaatgTCCTTTCGTCAAAATGTTTGTTCACGTACAAAATAATGAAgatgttatttgtttatttaatgtatttgataataataatcgaaaaaaaaatcagcacgagtcgtacatttatttaatgagtttaacaaaattttaccgaatttcggttatACGGTGAACAACCGAATTTCAGTAAGTTtttagcagttgaaaattcggtaaactttactgaatttggtaaaaaaaatccaagtgtGTACTGTGTAGTCAATTCACCTTTCAAATTTAAGCTATTTTGAATATTATTCGATTCAAGTGCTTAAAAGTTCAACTATATTGAGATCCGGGTTCGCAACgactgattatttttaattattctggTTTTGGCGAGCAGTATCATTTGAGAGTTATATGATActtttagcaattttttatttgtttctttttgttttctgaaaatataaaaagtaaacaatgAAATGATTAGATTTACATTgttattaaatataataataatgtctttattatttttttactaaacttcataccTAGATTTTTTTACCCAATTCGGgaaagtttaccgaattttaAACTGCTGAActgttcggtaaactgaaaatgaCTGAATCCGGTAAAAaaaaccgaaattcggtaatgcagttcattacactgacctacaaaaattgacaaaattgactgcGCAGGCACAACTCGACGGGAAGCATAAACTTTGGGGTCCccaaacacgtgcactttgattttttcaaaaatatttagtcaGGGTCGAatagtttttctccaaagtttgtatggagaattagggcggttcgtcgctgttaCATACAATCCAAAAAAATTCGTGCAATATGTAGGAGTAGCGAAccgcactaattctccatacaaaccattcggccctgacgaaatatttttgaaaaattcaaagtgcacgtgtttctggggacctcaaacttcatgcttcccctcgagttgagcctgcgcagaaattttgttggtcggtgttattagtttttagtttagtttttaaattttgttcattttgacagatttaaaacgatctaaactttaccgatttttcaactaccgaattcggtaaaaaaaatcaaagtgtgaatttgttaaacaaaattaaatcaatttgttccataataataaattttgcttcCGAAACCCAGCTTTACTCTGGTATTTAAAAGCAACTTTTCCACGTGTGGTCCTATCACCCACGTGGGAGCTCCCACCCACACGCTGCAGTAACAAAAAGTCCTTCTCCGTGTCGCATTAATTAACCGGAATCCGGAAAAGCGTTCACAACTCTTTATATGCAAAAGGGTGAAAAGCTTCGGATGCAAAGGTGTGTGAATAAAAGCATTCCAAAATATCCAGGGTCAAGATTTTCTTTCCATTccaatgttacattttatgttcttttttttgctaGCTCTACACGCTTAAATGGATTTGCTCTGATTTATGGGTGCAGTATTTGGGGGGCGAACACTACCGTTGAGCAATCTCAGCGGACACGATGGACCTTGAGGAATTTTAAGCTTTTCCGCAAAAGGGCAAACCCCTCTGATGCAATCCTCTCAGCATGTCTGTCCACGTGATCCCACGTGGCAAGTGGTTGCGAAAGGGCACACACCAGACTTACGCGGCGGTTATAcgattttaatttacttttctgCAAGAGCTTTGCGACCGACGAAACTCGGGATGAAAAAGTGCACCCAGGAGAAATCATGTCCTGGACGTGGTGAGTGTCCGTCCGTCCGTCCACCGACTAAtcccaccgtaacaagccatcTCCGTCGCGACGTCCTTGCAAACAAGTGTTCAAGCATGTAGATCCACTTGGGTGGGATTAAAGTGACACGGAGGGAACATGGGGGTGGGActtcatatttttaatattaatttatGGAGTACTTAAATTTGTATGCTATCCATAACAACAACTCGAGTTTATCTAcataaaaatccaattttttatCCTGACTCCACTTTGTATGCCTTCATTTCAGATACGGCAGTCCACACCACAGCCGGTCCCAGTCGGTCAAAACGCCGGGCAGTCGAGCATCAGGACGGCCAAATCAGCTATGTCTGCCACAGCAGCGATCCAGGTTAGTACGGGAAGCTTAAAGTCATATCGagagttttatttaaaagatcctataaacatatggaacacaatagcttataggactcaagatattatttttttgaatttctgtccAATGATTAATGTTCTAAaagccaagcaaaaaaaaaatacaaaaaaataccaaaatgaccaaaatgaccaaaatatcaaaatgaccaaattaactaaaatgaccaaaatgaccgaaacgaccaaaattaccaaaatgaccaaattaccaaaatgaccaaaataaccaaaatgacgaaaatgaagaaaatgacaaaattgaccaaaatgacttaaatgaccaaaatgaccaaaatgaacgaaatgaccaaaattaccataattaccaaattaccaa
Coding sequences:
- the LOC120419493 gene encoding uncharacterized protein LOC120419493 — encoded protein: MDVSAGNNSQLAIGIDLGTSYSSVGIYRRGKFEIIANGAGNHRIPSCVAFTDKTRLVGDDAVEQADLDPGNAVCEVKRTLGGSSAAKMRVQFRGETKQCHPEEICGVMLGSLKAMAERKLGQRVGAAVVTVPAGFTDGQRQAMLDAAAIAGISVLRLVNEPTAAAISYGINKKLVGEQWVLVCSLGGGYLDVSILTVYNGVFEVKATSGDNELGGTDFDDRLVTHFAKEFNEKFGVDVGSNKLGIRKLRKACEQAKRTLSYTNRATIEIENLHEGHALSTVLTRELFEDLCRDLFERIMLHVEMALRRARKDRFAIHEIMLVGESSRMPRVQIMLSEFFDRRSLASSINSDEAVVVGASIAAAILSGEKSPEIQDILWLDVVPRSIALDCGEDAAPRILISRNSTVPIKVKHRVRNFRETQLLYEGESAIVSDNVLLGRLKIEGDFGEELEDVGLLFSTDTNGILQAVVEGNIELKATLDKGRLERFEIDRIVYEHKKILLETEKGEEEVKEQKIEKEQIAVLPLSSSVESDELAGTWDRFSEWLHCVCIVTFDLELGQAMELIYPKHVSLTEQEKMNICYLAFPDSNSGCMGDSQFHIRLRVSPGSESSGLRREHADFNCHCLPVHRADPGHFWGFVYFRQIKDATLKRGYFQKSLVLLSRLPFVNLFYEICALIAPSFFASGEPTLEAVCDNICHWPSLMAGENLSLHLLGSIYEISIPKQNYKSLAAAEKVNRESATPPGSQTQIIASIHEIDIFKSLQFFLPHIHLLWELVLTGEPIVVTGTSPTDCAHMVQSLMGLISPLSYCAESRPYFTIHDTEFKEFTQNKHGHPSIILGVTNPFFAKTLQHWPHTIRLQDSAESLALLKQKQAVISGGVNVTNSGSEAATLSKLSKIKQITNKLLDSSPGVYTQYKPFISKDKAFLKKILLGIKTERPPSVQSALLRRHLLELTQSFMIPLERYLASLMPLQKDISPFKSAPQPNPFKQEDFLATLEECGPQLTSSCKGDWEGLYKRFFASPNFKGWYETRHFELQQTLQALHMQTLSESNLAEWVKGKHEVEIVDMILRLKQKLTLCGSTQMAALPVQLNTKDTREQLLRHLDSMKRCLPDDLKQILNNI